One Methanocaldococcus villosus KIN24-T80 genomic window carries:
- the mfnA gene encoding tyrosine decarboxylase MfnA codes for MVKSEILDELKKYREMDLKYEDGKIFGSMCSNVFPITKKIVEMFLETNLGDPGLFKGTKLLEEKAIKLIGELLNNKNPYGHIVSGGTEANLMVLRCIKNMCKERNEKPIIVLPVTAHFSFEKGRDMMDLNYIYAPIKKDLTVDEKFVKDAVEDYNASAIVGIAGTTEFGTVDNIEELSKIAKDNECYIHVDAAFGGFVIPFLKKKYKFDFSLGVDSITIDPHKMALCPIPAGGIVFKNIGYKKYLITEAPYLTETAQATILGTRVGYGAACTYAILKYYKDKIREIVNVCMENSYYLYKKLKENGFDVIKPTLNIVNILDDDYINTYNKLKEKGYYLSICKNLKALRIVVMPHVKKEHIDALIEVLKEIS; via the coding sequence ATGGTAAAAAGTGAAATATTAGATGAATTAAAAAAATATAGAGAAATGGATTTAAAATATGAAGATGGGAAAATATTTGGATCTATGTGTTCCAATGTATTTCCTATAACAAAAAAGATTGTTGAAATGTTTTTAGAAACAAACCTAGGAGATCCTGGGCTTTTTAAAGGGACAAAGTTATTAGAAGAGAAAGCTATTAAACTCATTGGAGAGCTTTTAAACAATAAAAATCCTTATGGACATATTGTAAGTGGGGGAACAGAAGCTAACTTAATGGTTTTAAGATGTATTAAAAATATGTGTAAAGAGAGGAATGAAAAGCCAATTATAGTCCTTCCTGTCACTGCTCACTTCTCTTTTGAAAAAGGTAGGGATATGATGGATCTTAATTATATTTATGCCCCAATAAAAAAAGATTTGACAGTTGATGAAAAGTTTGTTAAAGATGCAGTTGAAGATTATAATGCAAGTGCTATTGTAGGTATTGCAGGAACTACAGAATTTGGTACTGTAGATAATATAGAAGAGCTGTCAAAAATAGCTAAAGATAACGAATGTTATATTCATGTAGATGCTGCATTTGGTGGTTTTGTAATACCATTTTTAAAGAAAAAGTATAAGTTTGATTTTTCTTTAGGTGTAGATTCAATAACAATTGACCCACATAAAATGGCATTATGTCCTATCCCTGCTGGAGGAATAGTGTTTAAAAATATAGGTTATAAGAAATACTTAATAACAGAAGCTCCATATCTAACAGAAACTGCTCAAGCTACAATATTAGGGACTAGAGTAGGTTATGGGGCTGCATGTACATATGCTATTTTAAAATATTATAAGGATAAGATAAGAGAGATAGTGAATGTTTGCATGGAAAATAGTTATTATCTGTATAAAAAATTAAAGGAGAATGGGTTTGATGTAATAAAACCAACATTAAATATTGTGAATATATTAGATGATGATTATATAAACACTTATAATAAATTAAAAGAAAAAGGTTATTATTTGTCTATCTGTAAAAACTTGAAAGCCTTAAGAATTGTTGTTATGCCACATGTTAAAAAAGAACATATAGATGCACTCATAGAGGTTTTAAAAGAGATTTCATAA
- the cfbD gene encoding Ni-sirohydrochlorin a,c-diamide reductive cyclase catalytic subunit, with the protein MTMHPRPSPIAAAMYQLRDLGVDAIILHGPAGCCFRTARLLEMDGVRVFTTSMDENSIIFGAEDKLVETLDYVINYLNKEKPIIGVVGTCMSMIIGENLNVKDDRAIIIPVEVHSGLGDNTIGAIKAMEAALEVGLIDREEFERQCYLLKKATELEKKRGMAKEKYIKPSYEDDTNKVIEVLKDLKGEKIACVLNAKKETAYLFVHPLIVLNKYFDCINIANLDCSKGLKKIREDAKNILKRFKPHYITGSLDEYPIAGEKAVEILESLDISAVVVSGIPHALPIEKLDIIKIAISDGPRTYYPIKEIYDYAIIEFDAHAKVLGKRDVVKSRFGEILDYALR; encoded by the coding sequence ATAACTATGCATCCCAGACCCTCTCCAATAGCGGCAGCTATGTATCAGCTGAGAGATTTGGGTGTTGATGCCATAATCTTACATGGTCCTGCAGGCTGCTGTTTTAGAACTGCAAGGCTTTTAGAAATGGATGGAGTTAGAGTTTTTACAACCTCAATGGATGAGAATTCAATAATATTTGGTGCTGAAGATAAGTTAGTAGAAACATTAGATTATGTTATAAATTACCTTAATAAAGAAAAGCCAATCATTGGGGTTGTTGGAACATGTATGAGCATGATCATAGGAGAGAATTTAAATGTTAAAGATGATAGGGCTATAATAATTCCTGTAGAAGTTCATAGTGGTTTAGGAGATAATACTATAGGAGCAATAAAAGCTATGGAAGCTGCTTTAGAAGTGGGATTGATAGATAGAGAAGAATTTGAAAGACAGTGTTATTTATTAAAAAAAGCTACTGAATTAGAAAAAAAGAGAGGAATGGCAAAGGAAAAATATATAAAACCCAGCTATGAAGATGACACTAACAAGGTAATTGAGGTCTTAAAAGATTTAAAAGGAGAAAAAATAGCTTGTGTGTTAAATGCTAAAAAAGAAACAGCATATCTTTTTGTTCATCCATTGATTGTATTAAATAAATATTTTGATTGTATAAATATTGCTAATTTAGATTGTAGTAAGGGATTAAAGAAGATAAGAGAAGATGCTAAAAACATATTAAAAAGATTTAAACCACATTATATAACAGGTTCATTAGATGAATATCCAATAGCTGGAGAAAAAGCAGTTGAAATATTAGAAAGCTTAGATATCTCTGCAGTGGTAGTTTCAGGAATACCACATGCTTTGCCTATAGAGAAGTTGGATATTATAAAGATAGCCATAAGTGATGGTCCAAGAACATATTACCCAATAAAAGAAATATATGATTATGCCATTATTGAATTTGACGCCCATGCTAAAGTATTAGGTAAGAGGGATGTAGTAAAATCAAGATTTGGAGAAATATTAGATTATGCTTTAAGATAA
- the pth2 gene encoding aminoacyl-tRNA hydrolase, translating to MKMAIVIRNDLKMGKGKMVAQGGHAIIEAFLQAQKRKPELVEKWLKEGQKKVVLKVNSEKELIDIYNKAKAHGLICSIIRDAGLTQLDPGTITAVAIGPDEDEKIDKITGHLKLL from the coding sequence ATGAAGATGGCTATTGTTATAAGAAATGATTTAAAAATGGGTAAAGGAAAGATGGTAGCACAGGGAGGTCATGCAATAATAGAAGCTTTTTTGCAGGCACAAAAGAGAAAACCTGAGTTGGTAGAAAAGTGGTTAAAAGAAGGCCAAAAAAAAGTAGTTCTTAAAGTGAATTCTGAAAAAGAGTTAATAGATATTTATAATAAAGCTAAAGCACATGGTCTTATTTGTTCAATAATAAGAGATGCAGGATTAACACAGTTAGATCCAGGAACAATAACAGCTGTTGCCATAGGTCCTGATGAAGATGAAAAAATAGATAAAATTACAGGACATTTAAAATTGTTATAG
- the rsmA gene encoding 16S rRNA (adenine(1518)-N(6)/adenine(1519)-N(6))-dimethyltransferase RsmA has protein sequence MFRYKKRLGQCFLKDKRYVIKAVEEAKLSKDDRVLEIGLGKGVLTEELCKRAGEVYVIEIDKSLSPYAEKLKEVYDNLNIIWEDALKVDLENIDFNKVVANLPYQISSPITFKLLKVGFDLAVLMYQWEFAKRMVAKEGEKDYGRLTVAVKVRAEPYIISKIPPSAFYPKPKVYSALVKLIPHNKYEIDEFFDTFLRAIFQHRNKTVRSSLISSSKEFGMDKKAMTKLLEGVNESILNKKVFQLNIDEIIKLSNIMKSLLKPL, from the coding sequence ATGTTCAGATACAAAAAAAGATTAGGGCAGTGCTTTTTAAAAGATAAAAGGTATGTTATAAAGGCAGTTGAAGAAGCTAAATTAAGTAAAGATGATAGAGTTTTAGAAATTGGGTTAGGTAAGGGTGTGCTAACAGAAGAGCTATGTAAAAGAGCAGGAGAAGTTTATGTGATAGAGATAGACAAATCACTATCTCCCTATGCTGAAAAACTCAAAGAGGTGTATGACAATCTCAATATAATTTGGGAAGATGCTTTAAAAGTAGATCTTGAGAATATAGATTTTAATAAAGTTGTTGCTAATCTTCCATATCAAATCTCATCACCAATTACATTTAAATTATTAAAAGTAGGATTTGACTTAGCTGTCCTTATGTATCAATGGGAGTTTGCTAAAAGGATGGTAGCAAAAGAAGGAGAAAAAGATTATGGAAGATTAACAGTAGCTGTAAAAGTTAGAGCTGAACCTTATATAATATCTAAAATCCCCCCTTCAGCTTTTTATCCAAAACCAAAGGTTTATTCTGCATTAGTTAAGCTCATTCCACATAATAAATATGAGATTGATGAATTTTTTGACACTTTTTTAAGAGCGATATTTCAACATAGAAATAAAACAGTTAGGAGCTCTTTAATATCATCATCTAAAGAGTTTGGAATGGATAAAAAAGCTATGACAAAGTTACTAGAGGGTGTTAATGAGTCAATATTAAATAAGAAAGTTTTCCAATTAAATATAGATGAGATTATTAAACTATCCAATATTATGAAATCTCTTTTAAAACCTCTATGA
- a CDS encoding TrkH family potassium uptake protein, which produces MNLIMKKEDIYGILHILGGVIGIIGAFMLIPSVIAFYFKEPTILNFLIPSFIFIILGIGLNKKFKAKNLKLYQTMIASALSWLIASLIGAIPLYLSIPYFSYVDAVYESMSAWTTTGMTLIADVESLPNSVLFWRSFEQWIGGVGILVLSALILAGKGSVASLFYYSEARQERIMPSSLNTIKVIFSIYLFYTILGILALYLSGLSFWAALNLTMTGICTGGMSIYNYSFPNNIFAKIVMIIIMLIGGVVSFLIHHKILTGKCFKDIQTKYALIVIIISSLIIYFIDKIDIIDAIFITTSALTSTGFSTIDLTSLSNLSLFILIFIMLIGGGAGTTTGGVKIIRFLVVLKAIYYEIHSVIIPKSAVVYEHLEDIPLSYRIIREAFVIFSLYIITSFIIAMVFIALGYDPYKSIFDAVSFVSNIGLSLGVVSLKTPLIGKIVAIIGMWMGRLEFIPVLVLFAALLKKRLS; this is translated from the coding sequence ATGAATTTGATAATGAAAAAAGAAGATATCTATGGAATATTGCATATATTAGGAGGGGTTATTGGGATTATTGGAGCATTTATGTTAATCCCATCTGTTATTGCTTTTTACTTTAAAGAACCTACTATTTTAAATTTTTTAATTCCAAGTTTTATATTTATAATTTTAGGAATTGGATTAAATAAAAAGTTTAAAGCTAAAAATTTAAAGCTCTATCAAACAATGATAGCTTCTGCATTATCTTGGTTAATAGCATCTTTAATTGGAGCAATTCCACTATACCTTTCTATTCCTTATTTTTCTTATGTTGATGCAGTTTATGAGAGCATGTCAGCTTGGACAACAACAGGAATGACATTAATAGCAGATGTTGAATCCTTACCAAATTCTGTTCTATTTTGGAGAAGCTTTGAACAGTGGATTGGTGGTGTAGGAATTTTGGTTTTATCTGCATTAATACTAGCAGGTAAAGGAAGTGTAGCAAGTTTATTTTACTATTCTGAAGCAAGGCAGGAAAGGATAATGCCAAGTTCATTAAATACAATAAAAGTTATTTTTAGTATCTATCTTTTCTATACTATTTTGGGAATTTTAGCTCTATATCTTTCTGGACTCTCCTTTTGGGCAGCTTTAAATTTAACAATGACTGGAATATGTACAGGAGGAATGAGTATATATAATTACAGCTTTCCAAATAATATTTTTGCTAAGATAGTTATGATTATAATAATGCTTATTGGTGGAGTAGTTTCATTCTTAATTCATCATAAAATTTTAACAGGAAAATGTTTTAAAGATATACAAACTAAATATGCACTAATAGTTATCATCATAAGCTCATTAATTATCTATTTTATTGATAAAATAGATATAATAGATGCTATTTTTATAACTACTTCAGCTTTAACATCAACAGGATTTTCTACTATAGATCTCACTTCTCTTTCAAATCTTTCACTTTTTATACTAATTTTTATAATGCTCATTGGTGGAGGAGCTGGAACAACAACAGGAGGAGTTAAGATTATAAGATTTTTAGTAGTTTTAAAAGCAATATATTATGAGATACACTCAGTTATCATACCAAAATCAGCTGTAGTATATGAACATTTGGAAGATATACCATTAAGTTATAGAATTATAAGAGAAGCATTTGTTATATTTTCTCTATATATTATAACATCATTCATAATTGCTATGGTGTTTATAGCTTTAGGTTATGATCCATATAAATCAATATTTGATGCAGTTTCTTTTGTATCAAATATTGGATTATCTTTAGGGGTTGTGAGCTTAAAAACACCATTAATAGGAAAAATAGTAGCTATTATAGGAATGTGGATGGGAAGATTAGAGTTTATCCCTGTTTTGGTATTATTTGCTGCCCTGTTAAAAAAGAGATTATCTTAA
- a CDS encoding protein translocase subunit SecF, which produces MLIKDYKVAISVPIFLIFISLMLITLKGIPKSIDITGGTEITIKLNKDIDLEKLKEMLKGEGELEILKSASGNYLVIRCKSEYLNDVKAKLREFFGDLNKLDYSEKTVGSVLSKKFFEEGGKAMLFAFIFMALAVYIAFRKPLASGVIILSALADLINTLGAMSLLNIQLSTATIAALLMVLGYSVDSNILLTTRVLKRTKDFDTAAKEAMKTGLTMITTTIVAMLILYIVVKLFIPVADVLATISSIIIIALLFDIINTWMLNAGILKAFSKA; this is translated from the coding sequence ATGTTAATAAAAGATTATAAAGTTGCTATATCAGTTCCAATTTTTTTAATATTCATATCCCTAATGTTGATAACATTGAAAGGTATTCCAAAAAGTATAGATATAACAGGAGGTACTGAAATAACAATTAAGCTAAATAAAGATATTGATTTGGAAAAGCTAAAAGAGATGTTAAAAGGAGAAGGAGAGTTAGAAATATTAAAATCTGCATCAGGAAATTATTTAGTTATTAGGTGTAAGTCAGAATATTTAAATGATGTCAAAGCTAAATTAAGAGAGTTTTTTGGAGATTTAAATAAATTGGATTATTCAGAAAAAACTGTTGGGTCTGTTTTGAGTAAGAAGTTTTTTGAAGAAGGAGGAAAAGCTATGTTATTTGCTTTTATATTTATGGCTTTAGCAGTTTATATAGCTTTTAGAAAACCTTTAGCTAGTGGTGTTATAATACTTTCAGCTTTAGCAGATTTAATTAATACATTAGGAGCTATGAGCTTACTAAATATCCAGTTATCAACAGCAACAATAGCTGCTTTACTAATGGTTTTAGGTTACAGTGTTGATTCAAACATATTACTAACAACAAGGGTTTTAAAAAGGACAAAAGATTTTGATACTGCAGCTAAGGAAGCTATGAAAACAGGATTAACAATGATTACAACTACAATAGTGGCAATGTTAATATTATATATTGTAGTTAAGCTCTTCATTCCTGTAGCAGATGTATTGGCAACAATATCATCAATAATTATAATAGCATTATTATTTGATATTATAAACACTTGGATGCTGAATGCAGGAATATTGAAAGCTTTCTCAAAAGCTTGA
- a CDS encoding CBS domain-containing protein — MIDDVPVVIAMSEPVFVRDNTSIYNTLKEMLKKNKKYCIVINSNNDIVGVATFSDIIKAIILEKRDGEKTSIKDVADSKVITVKPTTSIKEVLELMEKEKISKLPVVDNNKIVGIITKEELVDILPYIIGPLKDLVEYLLKIIDEELKSDDNKEEKKENKETVKVKAITTK, encoded by the coding sequence ATGATTGATGATGTGCCTGTAGTAATTGCAATGTCTGAGCCTGTATTTGTTAGGGATAATACATCTATATACAATACTCTTAAAGAAATGCTTAAGAAAAATAAAAAATATTGTATTGTTATCAATTCCAATAATGATATTGTTGGAGTGGCTACATTCTCTGATATTATTAAAGCTATTATATTAGAAAAGAGAGATGGAGAAAAAACTTCTATAAAAGATGTAGCTGATAGTAAAGTAATAACAGTTAAACCTACCACATCAATAAAAGAGGTTTTAGAACTCATGGAAAAAGAAAAAATTTCTAAATTGCCTGTTGTTGATAATAATAAAATTGTTGGAATAATTACAAAAGAGGAGCTTGTAGATATATTACCATATATTATAGGGCCTTTAAAGGATCTTGTTGAATATCTACTGAAGATTATTGATGAAGAGTTAAAAAGTGATGACAACAAAGAAGAAAAGAAAGAAAATAAAGAAACTGTTAAAGTTAAAGCTATTACAACAAAATAA